A segment of the Bacillus pseudomycoides genome:
CAAAATCAATTACAGATTTAAATCAAATTTATTATATTGATAGATTATTATATGCATTTCAAAAGTCTCCTATCATTAGTACAATTTTCATTCTAACTTTTCTTTATATAACAGGGCTAGTTGTAACTAAGATCTCTCATCAAATACGTTTACGTAAAAATATAAACATATAAGGTGACAATAAGGAAGATGCTTGTACTGTTTTGTGCAAATACCTTCCTTTTAAAAAAGGGGTTCTTATGCACTCATTTAAAAAGTCATTCTCTATATTTTTAGTTTCATATTCTATCCTATTAATATTATCACATGGATTATATCCCTATTTAGTAAAGATCCTGAAAGAAGAAAAATCGGCCGCGTGTGCATTTATACAGCTTTGATATCGTTTATTTTATTCACTACGTTTGACATATTAGCTTTTACTCTATTACAACAACCTCTAGTTCGTAGTAATTATTGAAAGGATGAACCCTATGGGAGAACACCCAATTAGTAAAGAACTACGCTATATGCGTATTTGTCTTGTAATCTTAATTCTAGTCCTTATATTTTTTAACAAAGAAAAAGTCATCGAAGTTTCTACAAACCATGATACTACTCCAATAAGTGTACAAAATGATCAAACTAGTAATATGACACAAATTGCAGAAAATACATTTGCTTTACAAGAAAGTAATCCTGACAGTGGTGATCGGCACACTATTAAAATTTTTAAGTATAACCCAGATACAAATAAAATTACATTAGTAAAAGAATTTAATACGGAAAATCCTTCTACATATGAGTATCAACTGAATTAAGCAGAATAAGGAAAGAGATGAAACCATAAAGTTTCACCACTTTCCTTGCACATAAAATGAGGAAGCTAACCACAGTCAGCTTCCTCATTTCGATTGAAAATATTTACTTTTCTCTATTACTACACTTAATTAGTTTGACACCTTAGACTCTTCAATTTTCTCACGAAGCACCATTTGTAAGATACCACCGTGACGGTAGTAGTCAATTTCTACTTCACTATCGAAACGTGCTACTACTTCAAATTGTTTTTCGTTTCCTTCTGGGTCAATTGCAACTACTTTTACAAGATCGCGTGGTTTAACTGTTTTATCAATTTTAATTTCAAATGATTCGTTACCAACAAGACCTAATGTTTCAGTACTTTCGCCTTCTTTAAATTGTAATGGTAATACACCCATTAATACAAGGTTACTACGGTGAATACGCTCGAAGCTTTCTGCGATTACTGCTTTAATACCTAAAAGGTTTGTACCTTTCGCAGCCCAGTCACGAGAACTTCCCATACCGTAATCTTTACCAGCAACTACAAGAAGTCCAGTGCCATCTTCTTTATATTTCATCGCAGCATCATAGATAGATGTTACTTCACCAGTTGGCCAGTAAGTTGTATATCCACCTTCTGTTCCTGGTGCGATTTGGTTTTTGATACGGATATTTGCGAATGTACCACGCATCATAACTTCATGATTACCACGGCGAGAACCATAAGAGTTAAAGTCAACTGGCTGTACGCCATTTTCTAATAAATAGCGGCCTGCTGGTGTATGTTTACCAATTGAACCTGCTGGTGAAATATGGTCTGTTGTTACAGAGTCACCAAATTTACCAACTACACGTAAACCTGAAAGTGTTTCTACTTCACCTGGTTCTTTTGATAATCCTTCAAAGAACGGTGGGTTTTGAATGTATGTTGAGTCATTATCCCAAGTATATAACGCTTCATTTGAAGTTTGGATTTCATTCCAGCGTTCATTGCTGTTAAATACTTGTGCATATTCTTTTTTGAACAATTCAGATGTTACAACGCTTTGAACCACTTCTTCAATTTCTTTTGCTGATGGCCAAATGTCGTTAAAGTAAATCGGATTACCCTTTTCATCTTTACCGATTGCATCATTTTTCAAGTCGATATCAACTGTACCTGCAAGCGCGTATGCTACAACAAGTGGTGGTGATGCTAAGTAGTTTGCTTTTACAAGCGGATGAATACGACCTTCAAAGTTACGGTTACCAGATAAAACAGATGTTACTAATAAGTCGTTTGCTGCAATTGCTTCTTCTAATTCTGGTGCTAATGGACCAGAGTTACCGATACAAGTTGTACAGCCGTAACCAACTGTTTGGAATCCTAATTGATCTAAATATGTTGTTAAACCTGATTTATCTAAGTACTCTGTAACAACTTTAGATCCTGGAGCTAATGATGTTTTTACATAACCAGGTACTTTAAGGCCTTTTTCAATTGCTTTTTTCGCAACTAAACCTGCACCAATTAATACATATGGGTTAGATGTGTTTGTACAGCTTGTAATCGCAGCGATTGCAATTGCACCTGTTTTCATCGTTACTTCTTGATCTTTTAATACAACTTTCACTTCTTTATCGAATTCTTGTTCATTGAATCCAAGTCCTTGCGTTCCAACTGGTGCCACAACTGCTTTATGGAACTCATCTTTCATATTTGAAAGAGGGATTAAATCTTGTGGACGTTTTGGTCCTGAAAGGTTAGATTCAATTGTATTTAAATCAATTTCAACAAGGTCTGTATAAATTGGATCTTTGCTGTCTGCTGTATAGAATAAACCGTTTGCTTTACAATATTCTTCAACAACGCGAATTTGTTCTTCATCTCTTCCTGTTAAACGTAAGTAATCTAATGAAACCTCGTCAATTGGGAAGAATCCACAAGTTGCGCCGTATTCTGGTGCCATGTTTGAAATTGTCGCACGGTCAGCTAAAGGCATGCTCTTTAGTCCGTCACCGAAGAACTCAACAAATTTACCAACTACACCTTTTTGACGTAACACTTGCGTTACTTTTAATGCAACGTCTGTTGCTGTTGTACCACTTGGAAGTGTACCAGTTAACTTCACACCAATAACTTCTGGTACTGGGAAGTATGAAGGTTGTCCAAGCATTCCTGCTTCCGCTTCAATACCACCAACGCCCCATCCAAGAACGCCGATACCATTAATCATTGTAGTATGAGAGTCTGTTCCAACTAATGAATCTGGGTATGCAACTAATTCACCTTCAGCATTCTTCACCGCATGAACAACTGGCGCTAAATACTCAAGGTTTACTTGGTGTACAATACCTGTTGCTGGTGGAACTGCACGATAATTATCAAATGATTTTTGTGCCCAGCTTAAAAATTTATAACGTTCTTCATTACGTTTAAACTCTAAGTCCATGTTGAATTCAAGCGCGTCAGCTGTACCCGCTCTATCAACCTGTACAGAGTGATCGATTACAAGGTCTACAGTAATTTCTGGATTAATTTTATCAGGATCTCCGCCCATATCTGCCATCGCTTTTCTAAGTGAAGCCAAATCAACGACAGCTGGAACACCTGTGAAGTCTTGTAAAATTACACGAGATGGTTTAAATGGAACATCGATATCTTGAACATCTTTTGTTCCCCATTTCGCTAAATTTGTAACATGCTCTTCTGTAATGACACGTCCATCAACTTGACGAAGTACAGATTCAAGCAAAACTTTAATTGAATATGGTAATTGCGATACGTTGCCAACCCCTGCATTTTCAAGCGCTTTCAATTGATAATAATGATACGTTTTTCCATCTACTTCAAATGTTTCACGAGATTGAAATGGATTATGTTTGACCATTATGTTTCCCCCCTGTTAAACGTGACTGAGTTGTCTGAATATAAAATGTAGACAAACTTTTCAATACCTTACGATAATATCTTATTACAACTTTCTAAATAAGTAAATAATAAGAAACTTATAGCTTATCATAAGTTTTCTTTATCTCTGGAAATTTGAATAACCTTCGTTCTCCTTATGAATACTATTACCATAAAGTAAAGCTTTCTTTTGAGGCTTTTCTTTTCTGTTCATACATGCAATGAACAATTCATTATTTGTTTTATAAAGAAAACATTATAGAGGTGAAAATAAATGGGTAAACGTAAAGCAAATCATGTAATTCCAGGAATGAATGCTGCATCAGCACAAGGACAAGGGACTGGCTATAATGAGGAGTTCGCCAACGAGCCATTAACACCAGCTCAGCGTCAAAATAATAAAAAACGTAAGAAGAATCAGTAGTGAGAAGAAGCTGTCACAAAAGACCATTGAACAACGATTTTTTGGAGACAGCTTCTTTATTTACATTTGTTTAATGTTATTACACTCTTCTCTCACGAAGTATCTATTCTGTCTTTACAAATAGTGAAAACAAAATCCGGTCTGGTTCTTTCAATCGCAAGTTACCCAAAGAACTTATGAGATACTTGCATCTAGAGGTTTCCTCTTAACGATGAATACACCGGGAGTAAGACACCTATTCCAACCAGGTCATGACCTGGTTGTTTCCTCATCTCCAGAGGAAACTGTACAGTTAGTAAAATATTTTTTAGAACATCCCGCAAGTTGTAAGAAAATTGGAGATCAAGGTCAGTTGACTGTCAAAATTCATAGCTACCGACACCGGGCTGAATTTATGATTAACGTATTAAGCAAAGAAGGAATAGTACAACCAGATATCGTTAATTCGGAGGAACAAGGTGAAATCTATTATTATGAAAACTTCACTGAAGAAAAATACCAACTGTATATTGTCAGCCCATCTGATTCCCTATGGAGCATTTCACAAAAATTTGGAGTCACAATTAGCGACCTAAAAAAATTAAACAGTTTAGCAAATGATGAGATCTTTGTTGATCAAGTACTAAAGATCAGGGAAATTATAGATGCAACACCATTTTTAGTTGAATCAGAGAATAAAAGTACTCTTGGAAATCCCCAAGCAACACAGTGGATTAAACTTATTTTCCAAGCTGCTAAAGAACATAACCTACCTAGCAACATCCTCTATAGCATCATAGTAGCCGAGAGTAACGGAAATCCAAATCTAGTTTCCAAAACCGGAGGCATAGGATTAATGCAGTTTCAAATTGAAACTGCCAATTTATTGGGAATTAACCCTTGTAATGCAATCGAAGCGATTTACGGAGCAGCCCGCTATTTACAAGAATTATATACTGAATTTAAAGATTGGCAACTAGCCATTGCTGCCTATAATGCTGGACCGAATATAGTAAAAAATACGGAAAGATTCCACCACTTGAAGAACCTCAAAATTACGTTAAAAAGGTACTTGCATATTCCCAATCCGTTAACTTCGACAATCTGTAAAATGAAATCTTCCAGTTTAACTTCTCTATTTCTTTCTTAAAACTATGTTGTAAAGCAATCTCATTTAAATACTCTGGAAAAAATTTAAAAAATATAGCTAAGAAGTGGATTCAATCCATTTCTCTCAGGGATAATTTAGTTAAAGTCAACTCCAAACCATCCTTTCATTTTCAATATACATTGAAAGTGAAAGGATGGTCTTTTTTGTCTTTTATATTATTTTCTTAATTTGATGACTATAAGGAGCGACTCTTTTAATGCTTATAACGTAACAGCTCCGAAACCTTCACAAATCGATACCCTTCTTTTTGAAGAACCGGCAAAATTTTTTCTAATGCAGCTACAGTTTGACTCCGATCACTTCCACCATCATGCAATAACACTATATCTCCACTCTTCGCGTTTGTTATAACATGTTTCACAATGGATTCAGCACCTGGATTCGCCCAATCTTTCGGATCCTGATGCCATGACCATAATACGATTTGATACCCTGCTTCTTTTGCTGTTGCAAATACTGCATCATTAATATATCCACCTGGTGGACGAAAAAACAGCGGCTCTTTTACCCACCTTTGTAAATACTTTTTTCCCACTAAAATATCATTTTTTATTTTTGCATCAGATGTACTACTTGCATATAAATGATCCATCGTATGATTTCCAATTTCATGCCCTTCCTTCAGCACCTGCTTAATTAAATACGGATTTCGCTGAATTCGAAAACCTATCATAAAAAAAGTTGCCTCAGCTTTATATTGGCGTAATAACTTTAATACTTGCGGCGTGTATATAGGATCTGGACCATCATCAAACGTAATTGCAATTATTTTCTCGTTATTTGGTACCTCCCACGTTACATAACCCGTGGGCTCTAATTCTTTTCTCATCAACATTTTCGCTTCTACTTTGTCCACTTGAAATATATGTACTACACAAATTAAATAAATAATGATTATTACAGCAATTTTTCTTTTCAACATATTAACTCCAAAATTGAACAGGTTGTTGAAATCAGACAACCTGTTCAATCGCCTAGCGAATCAACATCTCGCATGATGTTTTGTAAATTACTTTCGTACTGCTCAAGTTGTGGACGTTGTGTTTCAGATGCTACTTCTAATGCATTTTGAATTTGTTCATATGCCTCTTGAACTTCTTGTCGTAAATGCTTTAAATCGTGTCCATAATTCGGGTCATTTTTAACAATGTTGTTATATAAATTTTCCGCTTGTACGACTCCTTGTTGTGCTGCTTGAAAAGCTTGCTGTTTATCTTTATGATACGGCATATACTTTCCCCTTTCTGTTATAGTTAGTCTCACTTATCTTTACCATTTTTCACAAAAACATTCTCGTATAAATTTACAAAGTTCTCTCATTCTAAATACAAGAGGGAGGTGACAACATGGAAAAAAACAACAGCAAATCCATTCGTCAAAATACAAAGAAGGGACAGCCTTCTGGGCAACCCGAGCCATTAAGTGGGTCTCATAAAGTAAAAAATCGAAATCATTCAAGACAAAAAAATCACGCACATCATGATATGTAAAAAAAGGGCAATGCATACGCATTGTCCTTCTCGCGTAAACCACTTACAATAAAGTGAAACTTTAATCAGTGGGGGTTTTCTTCATCTCCCACTGATTATTAGTTGAACCAATCGGGCTTTTACGGGCAGTTTATCTCCTACCTAACTACTAGGTGCCTCACTACCCACGAATAGCAAAATAAACCCGTCAACATATTTTCTAGTTTACTTTTCACCTCTAATTTCTTAATGCATATTATGGTATGAATTGAGACTTTACGGAGGGTGTCTTACATGGGCAAGAAAAAGAAAAATTGTCTTTTTCGTGTTGATGGTTTTGAAGAATGGATGGATCAGTTTTGCTCTGATTCATATGACAACTTCAGTTCCCAAAATCACATCCACATTGATCTTTGTGAAACGGAGCATGAATACATTTTAGAAACTGATATTCCTAATGCTTCAGAACAAAATGTACTTATAAACAAGATGGAGACAGGCCTAACAATTCATATATTTCATAAAAATTCATCCTTACAACGAACAATTTCTTTACCTGCTAACATTATCTATAAAAAAATGATAGCCTGTTTAGAAAATGGCTTTCTTTCCATACACATTTCCAAAACTGAAGTTGCAAATAAACATGAGAAAAAAGTTCTTTTTTTAAATTAAAACGCTATATAAAAACAGAGTAGAAAAAGTTTCCTACTCTGTTTTTTCTTTGTTTTATGCAAAATCAAACTCCCAATTAAAGGAATCAACTAAAAACAATGAACTTTACAGGCAACCGCTATTTCACTCCAGCTTCTGCCTTACAATGTACAGTGCGATTTCTTTAATGGACCATATCATAATTGTTTTACGGCCAAATCGATCTGTTAAATAAATTGCTCAAAAAGGAATGCTCATTGAAGTTGCAAATAGCGTCCCTATAATGATACCCATCCCTATACCTACTCCCTATATTTCATACAAAAAAAGAAAGCAAAGAACCTGCTTTCTTTTTCCTTTTTCAATACTAAAGTAAGCGTCAAATATTCCCCACCTGCCATTTGTAAATAACCCATGAGATAATCTCCTTACATACTACATGTGGAGTTTTTTTTATGGAAAAACACCTTTTAAATAAAGAATGGGAGGCTTATATTCAAGACTATAAAAACAGTGGATTATCAAAAGTTGCTTGGTGTCAAAAACAGAACCTACCGGCTCATCGGCTTTACTATTGGTTGAAAAAATTATTACCTCAAACTGAAGATCAGAATAAAAATGAGTGTGTGGATTGGATTTCTATGAATGTCCCTGTCGTAGAAGAAAAAATACGTGCCACCATTCGAATTCACATGAAGGA
Coding sequences within it:
- the sspO gene encoding small acid-soluble spore protein O, giving the protein MGKRKANHVIPGMNAASAQGQGTGYNEEFANEPLTPAQRQNNKKRKKNQ
- the acnA gene encoding aconitate hydratase AcnA, producing MVKHNPFQSRETFEVDGKTYHYYQLKALENAGVGNVSQLPYSIKVLLESVLRQVDGRVITEEHVTNLAKWGTKDVQDIDVPFKPSRVILQDFTGVPAVVDLASLRKAMADMGGDPDKINPEITVDLVIDHSVQVDRAGTADALEFNMDLEFKRNEERYKFLSWAQKSFDNYRAVPPATGIVHQVNLEYLAPVVHAVKNAEGELVAYPDSLVGTDSHTTMINGIGVLGWGVGGIEAEAGMLGQPSYFPVPEVIGVKLTGTLPSGTTATDVALKVTQVLRQKGVVGKFVEFFGDGLKSMPLADRATISNMAPEYGATCGFFPIDEVSLDYLRLTGRDEEQIRVVEEYCKANGLFYTADSKDPIYTDLVEIDLNTIESNLSGPKRPQDLIPLSNMKDEFHKAVVAPVGTQGLGFNEQEFDKEVKVVLKDQEVTMKTGAIAIAAITSCTNTSNPYVLIGAGLVAKKAIEKGLKVPGYVKTSLAPGSKVVTEYLDKSGLTTYLDQLGFQTVGYGCTTCIGNSGPLAPELEEAIAANDLLVTSVLSGNRNFEGRIHPLVKANYLASPPLVVAYALAGTVDIDLKNDAIGKDEKGNPIYFNDIWPSAKEIEEVVQSVVTSELFKKEYAQVFNSNERWNEIQTSNEALYTWDNDSTYIQNPPFFEGLSKEPGEVETLSGLRVVGKFGDSVTTDHISPAGSIGKHTPAGRYLLENGVQPVDFNSYGSRRGNHEVMMRGTFANIRIKNQIAPGTEGGYTTYWPTGEVTSIYDAAMKYKEDGTGLLVVAGKDYGMGSSRDWAAKGTNLLGIKAVIAESFERIHRSNLVLMGVLPLQFKEGESTETLGLVGNESFEIKIDKTVKPRDLVKVVAIDPEGNEKQFEVVARFDSEVEIDYYRHGGILQMVLREKIEESKVSN
- a CDS encoding small acid-soluble spore protein P — encoded protein: MEKNNSKSIRQNTKKGQPSGQPEPLSGSHKVKNRNHSRQKNHAHHDM
- the tnpA gene encoding IS66 family insertion sequence element accessory protein TnpA — its product is MEKHLLNKEWEAYIQDYKNSGLSKVAWCQKQNLPAHRLYYWLKKLLPQTEDQNKNECVDWISMNVPVVEEKIRATIRIHMKEATIELKELPRGE
- a CDS encoding polysaccharide deacetylase family protein is translated as MLKRKIAVIIIIYLICVVHIFQVDKVEAKMLMRKELEPTGYVTWEVPNNEKIIAITFDDGPDPIYTPQVLKLLRQYKAEATFFMIGFRIQRNPYLIKQVLKEGHEIGNHTMDHLYASSTSDAKIKNDILVGKKYLQRWVKEPLFFRPPGGYINDAVFATAKEAGYQIVLWSWHQDPKDWANPGAESIVKHVITNAKSGDIVLLHDGGSDRSQTVAALEKILPVLQKEGYRFVKVSELLRYKH
- a CDS encoding YmzC family protein, encoding MGEHPISKELRYMRICLVILILVLIFFNKEKVIEVSTNHDTTPISVQNDQTSNMTQIAENTFALQESNPDSGDRHTIKIFKYNPDTNKITLVKEFNTENPSTYEYQLN
- a CDS encoding Hsp20/alpha crystallin family protein — translated: MGKKKKNCLFRVDGFEEWMDQFCSDSYDNFSSQNHIHIDLCETEHEYILETDIPNASEQNVLINKMETGLTIHIFHKNSSLQRTISLPANIIYKKMIACLENGFLSIHISKTEVANKHEKKVLFLN
- a CDS encoding transglycosylase SLT domain-containing protein, giving the protein MNTPGVRHLFQPGHDLVVSSSPEETVQLVKYFLEHPASCKKIGDQGQLTVKIHSYRHRAEFMINVLSKEGIVQPDIVNSEEQGEIYYYENFTEEKYQLYIVSPSDSLWSISQKFGVTISDLKKLNSLANDEIFVDQVLKIREIIDATPFLVESENKSTLGNPQATQWIKLIFQAAKEHNLPSNILYSIIVAESNGNPNLVSKTGGIGLMQFQIETANLLGINPCNAIEAIYGAARYLQELYTEFKDWQLAIAAYNAGPNIVKNTERFHHLKNLKITLKRYLHIPNPLTSTICKMKSSSLTSLFLS